In a single window of the Anguilla rostrata isolate EN2019 chromosome 4, ASM1855537v3, whole genome shotgun sequence genome:
- the slc1a8a gene encoding excitatory amino acid transporter 5, giving the protein MEELLIPSDGEESNSNHTSFSPRDSGISLLEWVKNFLNGTSSVSFRQWLKEYCKRNGLLALSVLAVMTGCVLGFMLRNQNLSTQAKLYFSFPGELLMRILKMLILPLITSSLMSGLSSMDSKACGRMGLLTVTYYLWTTFIAVVVGIVLVLIIHPGTGTEMEGHRLGGGPVMTSADALLDLIRNMVPANLVEATFEQYSTDLVPMVKATAKTIESNYVYIMPDENNPKGGRPVFLELTPAPQVLYKSVPGSSKQMNVLGIVIFSATMGLLLGKMGERGAPLINVCQCINECVMKIINAAVWYFPFGIIFLVAGKILDMQDPSSIGKKLGMYTLTVLAGLFVHGLILLPLFYFLLTRKNPFTFIRGLLQALVIALATSSSSATLPITMKCLLENCHVDRQIARFVLPVGATINMDGTALYEAVAAIFIAQVNDYELDFGQLVTISITATAASIGAAGIPQAGLVTMVIVLTSVGLPPDDITLIVAIDWVLDRFRTMINVLGDALAAGIIAHLCRKDFPTTDETPKMSRGMQNVQNIPMTEVPLLASKDCIFEVIGDTVIERPTVYYNICQV; this is encoded by the exons ATGGAGGAGTTACTGATTCCCTCAGACGGCGAAGAATCAAATTCAAACCACACTTCTTTTTCTCCCAGAGATTCTGGGATAAGCTTGCTGGAATGGGTGAAAAATTTCCTGAATGGTACCTCATCTGTAAGCTTCAGGCAGTGGCTAAAAGAGTACTGCAAGCGCAACGGCTTGTTGGCGCTCTCTGTCCTTGCAGTGAtgactggctgtgtgctgggctTCATGTTAAGGAACCAGAATCTCTCTACTCAG GCCAAACTCTATTTCTCCTTCCCTGGTGAACTCCTCATGAGGATATTAAAAATGCTTATCCTTCCTCTCATTACATCAAG TTTAATGTCAGGACTGTCGTCTATGGACTCCAAGGCCTGCGGGCGCATGGGTCTGCTCACAGTCACATACTACCTGTGGACCACGTTCATCGCCGTCGTCGTGGGGATCGTTCTGGTTCTCATCATCCACCCGGGCACTGGCACAGAGATGGAGGGCCACAGATTAGGCGGAGGACCAGTCATGACCTCTGCTGATGCTCTGCTTGATCTCATCAG GAACATGGTCCCAGCTAATCTGGTCGAAGCAACATTTGAGCAG TATAGCACAGATTTAGTGCCCATGGTCAAAGCAACTGCCAAGACTATAGAATCCAACTATGTGTACATCATGCCGGATGAGAACAACCCAAAAGGTGGTCGACCTGTGTTCCTGGAACTGACCCCAGCACCACAGGTACTGTACAAGAGCGTCCCAGGCAGCAGCAAGCAGATGAACGTGCTGGGCATCGTCATCTTTTCCGCCACCATGG GTCTACTGCTGGGGAagatgggtgagagaggggccCCACTGATCAACGTGTGCCAGTGCATCAATGAGTGCGTGATGAAAATTATCAATGCTGCAGTATG GTATTTTCCCTTTGGCATCATATTCCTTGTGGCGGGGAAGATCCTGGACATGCAGGACCCTTCCAGCATCGGGAAGAAACTGGGGATGTACACATTGACGGTCCTGGCGGGGCTTTTTGTCCACGGCCTCATCCTGCTCCCATTGTTCTACTTCCTCTTGACACGAAAGAACCCCTTCACCTTCATCCGAGGTCTGCTACAGGCGCTCGTCATTGCCCTGGCTACCTCATCAAG CTCTGCCACCCTGCCAATCACCATGAAGTGCCTGCTGGAGAACTGCCACGTGGACCGCCAGATCGCCCGCTTTGTGCTGCCTGTGGGCGCGACCATCAACATGGACGGCACGGCGCTGTACGAGGCTGTGGCCGCCATCTTCATTGCCCAGGTCAATGACTACGAGCTGGACTTCGGGCAGCTGGTCACCATCAG TATAACAGCAACAGCTGCCAGCATTGGGGCAGCTGGGATCCCACAGGCTGGCCTTGTAACCATGGTGATTGTGCTGACATCAGTGGGCTTGCCACCAGATGACATCACACTCATTGTGGCAATCGACTGGGTGCT GGATCGTTTCCGGACCATGATAAACGTACTGGGGGATGCCTTGGCTGCTGGGATCATTGCGCACTTGTGTCGAAAAGATTTTCCTACAACTGACGAAACG cCAAAAATGTCCCGTGGCATGCAGAATGTGCAAAACATACCCATGACAGAGGTCCCACTTTTGGCCAGCAAGGACTGCATTTTTGAAGTGATCGGGGACACAGTGATTGAGAGACCTACAGTCTACTATAACATCTGCCAAGTATGA
- the elavl1b gene encoding ELAV-like protein 1b isoform X4, with amino-acid sequence MAVRRGHIRYLKEVYDMSNGYEDHMAEDVKDSISKTNLIVNYLPQNMTQDELRSLFSSIGEVESAKLIRDKVAGHSLGYGFVNYVNPSDAERAINTLNGLRLQSKTIKVSYARPSSDTIKDANLYISGLPKTMTQKDVEDMFARYGRIINSRVLVDQASGLSRGVAFIRFDKRAEAEDAIKDLNGQKPPGASEPITVKFAANPNQAKNSQLLSQLYHSQSRRFGGPVHHQAQRFRFSPMSVDHMGGISGVSVPGNSTSGWCIFIYNLGQDADEGILWQMFGPFGAVTNVKVIRDFNTNKCKGFGFVTMTNYEEAAMAIASLNGYRLGDKVLQVSFKTSKSHK; translated from the exons ATGGCAGTCAGAAGGGGACACATTCGATACTTAAAA GAGGTTTATGACATGTCTAATGGTTATGAAGACCACATGGCAGAGGATGTAAAGGATTCAATTTCCAAAACAAACCTGATCGTCAATTACCTCCCTCAGAACATGACCCAGGACGAGCTCCGCAGTCTGTTCAGTAGCATCGGCGAAGTGGAGTCTGCCAAACTCATTCGCGATAAAGTGGCAG gcCACAGTTTAGGGTACGGATTTGTTAACTATGTTAACCCTAGTGATGCAGAAAGGGCAATCAATACACTCAATGGGCTGAGACTACAGTCTAAAACTATCAAG GTGTCCTATGCACGGCCAAGCTCTGACACCATTAAGGATGCTAACCTGTACATTAGCGGGCTGCCCAAGACCATGACACAGAAAGATGTGGAGGACATGTTTGCACGCTACGGTCGCATCATTAACTCGCGCGTCCTTGTCGATCAGGCTTCAG GTTTGTCCAGGGGGGTTGCCTTCATTCGCTTTGACAAAAGGGCCGAGGCAGAAGATGCGATCAAGGATCTGAATGGCCAGAAGCCTCCAGGCGCCTCGGAGCCCATCACCGTGAAGTTTGCCGCCAACCCGAACCAGGCGAAAAATTCCCAGCTGCTCTCGCAGCTGTACCACTCGCAGTCCCGCCGCTTTGGCGGCCCCGTGCACCACCAGGCTCAGAGGTTCAG GTTCTCTCCAATGAGTGTTGACCACATGGGCGGCATCTCTGGCGTCAGCGTGCCGGGGAACTCCACCTCGGGCTGGTGCATTTTCATCTACAACCTGGGCCAGGACGCCGACGAGGGCATCCTGTGGCAAATGTTCGGCCCCTTTGGAGCAGTCACCAACGTCAAAGTCATCCGCGATTTCAACACCAATAAATGCAAAGGGTTTGGTTTTGTGACCATGACAAACTACGAGGAGGCCGCAATGGCCATTGCCAGCCTCAACGGTTATCGCCTTGGTGACAAGGTCTTACAGGTGTCATTCAAAACTAGCAAgtctcacaaataa
- the elavl1b gene encoding ELAV-like protein 1b isoform X3 yields MAVRRGHIRYLKEVYDMSNGYEDHMAEDVKDSISKTNLIVNYLPQNMTQDELRSLFSSIGEVESAKLIRDKVAGNPYHRNQSHSLGYGFVNYVNPSDAERAINTLNGLRLQSKTIKVSYARPSSDTIKDANLYISGLPKTMTQKDVEDMFARYGRIINSRVLVDQASGLSRGVAFIRFDKRAEAEDAIKDLNGQKPPGASEPITVKFAANPNQAKNSQLLSQLYHSQSRRFGGPVHHQAQRFRFSPMSVDHMGGISGVSVPGNSTSGWCIFIYNLGQDADEGILWQMFGPFGAVTNVKVIRDFNTNKCKGFGFVTMTNYEEAAMAIASLNGYRLGDKVLQVSFKTSKSHK; encoded by the exons ATGGCAGTCAGAAGGGGACACATTCGATACTTAAAA GAGGTTTATGACATGTCTAATGGTTATGAAGACCACATGGCAGAGGATGTAAAGGATTCAATTTCCAAAACAAACCTGATCGTCAATTACCTCCCTCAGAACATGACCCAGGACGAGCTCCGCAGTCTGTTCAGTAGCATCGGCGAAGTGGAGTCTGCCAAACTCATTCGCGATAAAGTGGCAGGTAATCCATATCACAGAAACCAGA gcCACAGTTTAGGGTACGGATTTGTTAACTATGTTAACCCTAGTGATGCAGAAAGGGCAATCAATACACTCAATGGGCTGAGACTACAGTCTAAAACTATCAAG GTGTCCTATGCACGGCCAAGCTCTGACACCATTAAGGATGCTAACCTGTACATTAGCGGGCTGCCCAAGACCATGACACAGAAAGATGTGGAGGACATGTTTGCACGCTACGGTCGCATCATTAACTCGCGCGTCCTTGTCGATCAGGCTTCAG GTTTGTCCAGGGGGGTTGCCTTCATTCGCTTTGACAAAAGGGCCGAGGCAGAAGATGCGATCAAGGATCTGAATGGCCAGAAGCCTCCAGGCGCCTCGGAGCCCATCACCGTGAAGTTTGCCGCCAACCCGAACCAGGCGAAAAATTCCCAGCTGCTCTCGCAGCTGTACCACTCGCAGTCCCGCCGCTTTGGCGGCCCCGTGCACCACCAGGCTCAGAGGTTCAG GTTCTCTCCAATGAGTGTTGACCACATGGGCGGCATCTCTGGCGTCAGCGTGCCGGGGAACTCCACCTCGGGCTGGTGCATTTTCATCTACAACCTGGGCCAGGACGCCGACGAGGGCATCCTGTGGCAAATGTTCGGCCCCTTTGGAGCAGTCACCAACGTCAAAGTCATCCGCGATTTCAACACCAATAAATGCAAAGGGTTTGGTTTTGTGACCATGACAAACTACGAGGAGGCCGCAATGGCCATTGCCAGCCTCAACGGTTATCGCCTTGGTGACAAGGTCTTACAGGTGTCATTCAAAACTAGCAAgtctcacaaataa
- the elavl1b gene encoding ELAV-like protein 1b isoform X2: protein MAVRRGHIRYLKVCEVQSCQGNENREAQQLGSKGAGSLKEVYDMSNGYEDHMAEDVKDSISKTNLIVNYLPQNMTQDELRSLFSSIGEVESAKLIRDKVAGHSLGYGFVNYVNPSDAERAINTLNGLRLQSKTIKVSYARPSSDTIKDANLYISGLPKTMTQKDVEDMFARYGRIINSRVLVDQASGLSRGVAFIRFDKRAEAEDAIKDLNGQKPPGASEPITVKFAANPNQAKNSQLLSQLYHSQSRRFGGPVHHQAQRFRFSPMSVDHMGGISGVSVPGNSTSGWCIFIYNLGQDADEGILWQMFGPFGAVTNVKVIRDFNTNKCKGFGFVTMTNYEEAAMAIASLNGYRLGDKVLQVSFKTSKSHK from the exons ATGGCAGTCAGAAGGGGACACATTCGATACTTAAAA GTATGCGAGGTTCAGAGCTGCCAGGGTAATGAAAACAGGGAAGCACAGCAGCTCGGCAGTAAAGGTGCCGGTTCACTAAAG GAGGTTTATGACATGTCTAATGGTTATGAAGACCACATGGCAGAGGATGTAAAGGATTCAATTTCCAAAACAAACCTGATCGTCAATTACCTCCCTCAGAACATGACCCAGGACGAGCTCCGCAGTCTGTTCAGTAGCATCGGCGAAGTGGAGTCTGCCAAACTCATTCGCGATAAAGTGGCAG gcCACAGTTTAGGGTACGGATTTGTTAACTATGTTAACCCTAGTGATGCAGAAAGGGCAATCAATACACTCAATGGGCTGAGACTACAGTCTAAAACTATCAAG GTGTCCTATGCACGGCCAAGCTCTGACACCATTAAGGATGCTAACCTGTACATTAGCGGGCTGCCCAAGACCATGACACAGAAAGATGTGGAGGACATGTTTGCACGCTACGGTCGCATCATTAACTCGCGCGTCCTTGTCGATCAGGCTTCAG GTTTGTCCAGGGGGGTTGCCTTCATTCGCTTTGACAAAAGGGCCGAGGCAGAAGATGCGATCAAGGATCTGAATGGCCAGAAGCCTCCAGGCGCCTCGGAGCCCATCACCGTGAAGTTTGCCGCCAACCCGAACCAGGCGAAAAATTCCCAGCTGCTCTCGCAGCTGTACCACTCGCAGTCCCGCCGCTTTGGCGGCCCCGTGCACCACCAGGCTCAGAGGTTCAG GTTCTCTCCAATGAGTGTTGACCACATGGGCGGCATCTCTGGCGTCAGCGTGCCGGGGAACTCCACCTCGGGCTGGTGCATTTTCATCTACAACCTGGGCCAGGACGCCGACGAGGGCATCCTGTGGCAAATGTTCGGCCCCTTTGGAGCAGTCACCAACGTCAAAGTCATCCGCGATTTCAACACCAATAAATGCAAAGGGTTTGGTTTTGTGACCATGACAAACTACGAGGAGGCCGCAATGGCCATTGCCAGCCTCAACGGTTATCGCCTTGGTGACAAGGTCTTACAGGTGTCATTCAAAACTAGCAAgtctcacaaataa
- the elavl1b gene encoding ELAV-like protein 1b isoform X1, producing the protein MAVRRGHIRYLKVCEVQSCQGNENREAQQLGSKGAGSLKEVYDMSNGYEDHMAEDVKDSISKTNLIVNYLPQNMTQDELRSLFSSIGEVESAKLIRDKVAGNPYHRNQSHSLGYGFVNYVNPSDAERAINTLNGLRLQSKTIKVSYARPSSDTIKDANLYISGLPKTMTQKDVEDMFARYGRIINSRVLVDQASGLSRGVAFIRFDKRAEAEDAIKDLNGQKPPGASEPITVKFAANPNQAKNSQLLSQLYHSQSRRFGGPVHHQAQRFRFSPMSVDHMGGISGVSVPGNSTSGWCIFIYNLGQDADEGILWQMFGPFGAVTNVKVIRDFNTNKCKGFGFVTMTNYEEAAMAIASLNGYRLGDKVLQVSFKTSKSHK; encoded by the exons ATGGCAGTCAGAAGGGGACACATTCGATACTTAAAA GTATGCGAGGTTCAGAGCTGCCAGGGTAATGAAAACAGGGAAGCACAGCAGCTCGGCAGTAAAGGTGCCGGTTCACTAAAG GAGGTTTATGACATGTCTAATGGTTATGAAGACCACATGGCAGAGGATGTAAAGGATTCAATTTCCAAAACAAACCTGATCGTCAATTACCTCCCTCAGAACATGACCCAGGACGAGCTCCGCAGTCTGTTCAGTAGCATCGGCGAAGTGGAGTCTGCCAAACTCATTCGCGATAAAGTGGCAGGTAATCCATATCACAGAAACCAGA gcCACAGTTTAGGGTACGGATTTGTTAACTATGTTAACCCTAGTGATGCAGAAAGGGCAATCAATACACTCAATGGGCTGAGACTACAGTCTAAAACTATCAAG GTGTCCTATGCACGGCCAAGCTCTGACACCATTAAGGATGCTAACCTGTACATTAGCGGGCTGCCCAAGACCATGACACAGAAAGATGTGGAGGACATGTTTGCACGCTACGGTCGCATCATTAACTCGCGCGTCCTTGTCGATCAGGCTTCAG GTTTGTCCAGGGGGGTTGCCTTCATTCGCTTTGACAAAAGGGCCGAGGCAGAAGATGCGATCAAGGATCTGAATGGCCAGAAGCCTCCAGGCGCCTCGGAGCCCATCACCGTGAAGTTTGCCGCCAACCCGAACCAGGCGAAAAATTCCCAGCTGCTCTCGCAGCTGTACCACTCGCAGTCCCGCCGCTTTGGCGGCCCCGTGCACCACCAGGCTCAGAGGTTCAG GTTCTCTCCAATGAGTGTTGACCACATGGGCGGCATCTCTGGCGTCAGCGTGCCGGGGAACTCCACCTCGGGCTGGTGCATTTTCATCTACAACCTGGGCCAGGACGCCGACGAGGGCATCCTGTGGCAAATGTTCGGCCCCTTTGGAGCAGTCACCAACGTCAAAGTCATCCGCGATTTCAACACCAATAAATGCAAAGGGTTTGGTTTTGTGACCATGACAAACTACGAGGAGGCCGCAATGGCCATTGCCAGCCTCAACGGTTATCGCCTTGGTGACAAGGTCTTACAGGTGTCATTCAAAACTAGCAAgtctcacaaataa
- the elavl1b gene encoding ELAV-like protein 1b isoform X5 — MTQKDVEDMFARYGRIINSRVLVDQASGLSRGVAFIRFDKRAEAEDAIKDLNGQKPPGASEPITVKFAANPNQAKNSQLLSQLYHSQSRRFGGPVHHQAQRFRFSPMSVDHMGGISGVSVPGNSTSGWCIFIYNLGQDADEGILWQMFGPFGAVTNVKVIRDFNTNKCKGFGFVTMTNYEEAAMAIASLNGYRLGDKVLQVSFKTSKSHK, encoded by the exons ATGACACAGAAAGATGTGGAGGACATGTTTGCACGCTACGGTCGCATCATTAACTCGCGCGTCCTTGTCGATCAGGCTTCAG GTTTGTCCAGGGGGGTTGCCTTCATTCGCTTTGACAAAAGGGCCGAGGCAGAAGATGCGATCAAGGATCTGAATGGCCAGAAGCCTCCAGGCGCCTCGGAGCCCATCACCGTGAAGTTTGCCGCCAACCCGAACCAGGCGAAAAATTCCCAGCTGCTCTCGCAGCTGTACCACTCGCAGTCCCGCCGCTTTGGCGGCCCCGTGCACCACCAGGCTCAGAGGTTCAG GTTCTCTCCAATGAGTGTTGACCACATGGGCGGCATCTCTGGCGTCAGCGTGCCGGGGAACTCCACCTCGGGCTGGTGCATTTTCATCTACAACCTGGGCCAGGACGCCGACGAGGGCATCCTGTGGCAAATGTTCGGCCCCTTTGGAGCAGTCACCAACGTCAAAGTCATCCGCGATTTCAACACCAATAAATGCAAAGGGTTTGGTTTTGTGACCATGACAAACTACGAGGAGGCCGCAATGGCCATTGCCAGCCTCAACGGTTATCGCCTTGGTGACAAGGTCTTACAGGTGTCATTCAAAACTAGCAAgtctcacaaataa
- the tspan37 gene encoding tetraspanin 37 isoform X1: MRRIVKVVLQITCQLLWLAGLVVGLSGLYLLLNYRHNRLFFRDIYIILPAVMAIASAVVLLISGSIGCWVSVRDSTCLQGVVGIKEGMNRAFVYLLIIIFCLEATAAALAYANIGKVHSELAPFQNIFKNYNGSSQDPDSNAVDSIQEELQCCGIQNYTDWQTTTWFNHRGNLSVPQSCCNSTFHTCHGTLDQTYMLYPQGCQVKLEDAIGFILHLIIYSTAAVAVVQIIGLVSVAQLMRQQPLQGYQILERNTIN, from the exons ATGAGAAGAATTGTTAAAGTTGTTCTCCAGATAACATGTCAGTTATTGTGG CTTGCTGGGCTGGTGGTGGGCCTTAGTGGCTTGTACCTCCTGCTGAACTACAGGCACAACAGGCTCTTCTTCCGTGACATCTATATCATCCTCCCTGCTGTAATGGCCATAGCAAGCGCAGTGGTCCTTCTCATCAGTGGGAGCATCGGCTGCTGGGTGTCTGTCAGAGATTCCACCTGCCTGCAGGGTGTGGTAGGGATCAAAGAAGGGATGAACAGAGCA TTTGTGTATCTGCTCATCATCATATTTTGTCTTGAGGCTACAGCTGCAGCATTGGCTTATGCAAACATAGGAAAG GTTCATTCAGAGCTTGCACCATTCCAGAATATATTTAAGAATTACAATGGAAGCAGTCAAGATCCTGATTCTAATGCTGTGGATTCCATACAAGAAGAG TTGCAGTGCTGCGGAATACAGAATTACACGGACTGGCAGACCACCACCTGGTTTAATCATAGGGGAAATCTGAGCGTGCCACAGAGCTGCTGCAACTCCACCTTCCACACCTGCCACGGCACTCTGGATCAAACATACATGCTGTATCCCCAG GGTTGTCAGGTGAAACTGGAGGATGCCATTGGTTTTATTCTACATCTTATCATATATTCTACTGCAGCAGTGGCTGTGGTAcag ATTATAGGGCTGGTCAGTGTGGCCCAACTGATGAGACAGCAGCCTCTCCAGGGGTATCAAATCCTGGAAAGGAACACCATAAATTAG
- the tspan37 gene encoding tetraspanin 37 isoform X2, producing MRRIVKVVLQITCQLLWLAGLVVGLSGLYLLLNYRHNRLFFRDIYIILPAVMAIASAVVLLISGSIGCWVSVRDSTCLQGVFVYLLIIIFCLEATAAALAYANIGKVHSELAPFQNIFKNYNGSSQDPDSNAVDSIQEELQCCGIQNYTDWQTTTWFNHRGNLSVPQSCCNSTFHTCHGTLDQTYMLYPQGCQVKLEDAIGFILHLIIYSTAAVAVVQIIGLVSVAQLMRQQPLQGYQILERNTIN from the exons ATGAGAAGAATTGTTAAAGTTGTTCTCCAGATAACATGTCAGTTATTGTGG CTTGCTGGGCTGGTGGTGGGCCTTAGTGGCTTGTACCTCCTGCTGAACTACAGGCACAACAGGCTCTTCTTCCGTGACATCTATATCATCCTCCCTGCTGTAATGGCCATAGCAAGCGCAGTGGTCCTTCTCATCAGTGGGAGCATCGGCTGCTGGGTGTCTGTCAGAGATTCCACCTGCCTGCAGGGTGTG TTTGTGTATCTGCTCATCATCATATTTTGTCTTGAGGCTACAGCTGCAGCATTGGCTTATGCAAACATAGGAAAG GTTCATTCAGAGCTTGCACCATTCCAGAATATATTTAAGAATTACAATGGAAGCAGTCAAGATCCTGATTCTAATGCTGTGGATTCCATACAAGAAGAG TTGCAGTGCTGCGGAATACAGAATTACACGGACTGGCAGACCACCACCTGGTTTAATCATAGGGGAAATCTGAGCGTGCCACAGAGCTGCTGCAACTCCACCTTCCACACCTGCCACGGCACTCTGGATCAAACATACATGCTGTATCCCCAG GGTTGTCAGGTGAAACTGGAGGATGCCATTGGTTTTATTCTACATCTTATCATATATTCTACTGCAGCAGTGGCTGTGGTAcag ATTATAGGGCTGGTCAGTGTGGCCCAACTGATGAGACAGCAGCCTCTCCAGGGGTATCAAATCCTGGAAAGGAACACCATAAATTAG
- the si:ch73-60h1.1 gene encoding calcium/calmodulin-dependent protein kinase type IV, whose translation MPTSRSGATSVEYWVDGSRRDVSIEEFYTMGPELGRGATSVVFRCEEKQTQKPYATKILKKTIDKKIVRTEIGVLLRLSHPNIIRLKEIFETDTEIALILELVTGGELFDRIVERGYYSERDAAHVIKQILEAVAYLHENGVVHRDLKPENLLYADLSLDAPLKIADFGLSKIIDEQVTMKTVCGTPGYCAPEILRGNAYGPEVDMWSVGVILYILLCGFEPFFDPRGDQYMYSRILNCDYEFVSPWWDEVSLNAKDLVSKLIVQDPLKRLTVQQALQHPWVLGKAARFSHMDTTQRKLQEFNARRKLKAAMKAVVATSRMHECSRRRTDSCEGTASHKTSRQSSMQKELSQDCQGQQRQTNSTPELTEKGPDQSQSTSPSHAPPHSPKQLSTPPKSPETPTSPLPTRPPLKPDGLKQASVIPKTAVVRATPPRKTCSMIDPTDKHEATPLLPSPPSPKSLSNGFVVGVESNSKTAQC comes from the exons GGGGGCCACGTCAGTGGTGTTCCGCTGCGAGGAGAAGCAGACGCAGAAACCATATGCTACAAAGATCTTGAAGAAAACC aTTGACAAGAAAATAGTACGGACTGAAATTGGAGTTCTGCTACGGCTCTCCCATCCTAATATT ATCCGACTGAAGGAAATCTTTGAGACGGACACGGAGATCGCGCTCATCCTGGAACTTGTGACCGGAGGGGAACTCTTTGACAG GATCGTGGAGAGAGGGTACTATAGCGAGAGAGATGCCGCTCATGTTATCAAGCAAATCCTGGAGGCGGTGGCG TATTTACATGAGAATGGAGTGGTGCACCGGGACCTTAAGCCCGAAAACCTTCTCTATGCTGACCTGTCACTGGATGCCCCTCTCAAGATTG CTGATTTTGGCCTGTCCAAAATAATAGATGAGCAAGTGACCATGAAGACAGTGTGTGGAACCCCTGGATACTGTG CACCGGAGATTCTCAGAGGCAACGCATATGGGCCTGAGGTGGACATGTGGTCCGTGGGAGTCATTCTCTACATATT GCTCTGTGGCTTTGAACCGTTCTTTGATCCTAGAGGAGATCAGTATATGTACAGCCGTATCCTCAACTGCGACTATGAGTTTGTCTCCCCCTGGTGGGACGAGGTCTCACTCAATGCTAAGGATTTG GTCAGTAAGCTCATTGTTCAGGACCCTCTGAAGCGGCTGACGGTGCAGCAGGCCCTGCAGCACCCCTGGGTACTGGGCAAGGCTGCCCGTTTCTCACATATGGACACCACCCAGAGGAAGCTACAGGAGTTCAACGCGCGACGCAAACTCAAG GCCGCTATGAAGGCGGTTGTGGCGACCAGCCGCATGCACGAGTGCTCACGCCGCCGCACAGACAGCTGTGAGGGGACTGCGAGCCACAAGACCTCCCGGCAGAGCAGCATGCAGAAGGAACTTTCCCAGGATTGCCAGGGCCAGCAGAGGCAGACTAACAGCACTCCAGAGCTCACTGAGAAAGGGCCTGACCAGAGCCAGTCCACTTCGCCCTCTCATGCACCTCCACACAGCCCCAAACAGCTGTCCACTCCACCTAAGTCACCAGAGACACCTACCAGTCCCCTGCCTACCAGGCCGCCCCTAAAGCCAGATGGCCTGAAACAAGCTTCTGTGATCCCCAAAACTGCTGTTGTTCGAGCCACACCACCCAGGAAGACCTGCTCAATGATAGATCCCACTGACAAACATGAGgccactcctctcctcccctccccaccaagCCCCAAAAGCCTCAGCAATGGCTTTGTAGTGGGGGTGGAGTCCAACAGTAAGACAGCTCAGTGCTAA